One Saccharomyces kudriavzevii IFO 1802 strain IFO1802 genome assembly, chromosome: 4 genomic region harbors:
- the MCD1 gene encoding kleisin alpha (similar to Saccharomyces cerevisiae MCD1 (YDL003W); ancestral locus Anc_3.212), which produces MTTENPQRLTVLKLATNKGPLAQIWLASNMSNISRGSVIQTHIAESAKEIAKASGCGDETESTEHITLRTSGELLQGIVRVYSKQATFLLTDIKDTLTKISTLFKTNQKINTTVSRLNTVTRVHQLMLEDAVTEREVLVTPGLEFLDDTTIPVGLMAQENSMERKVQGAAPWDTSLEVGRRFNPDEDFEHNVSGMDLDFDIEEGPVTSKSWEEGTRQSSHNFGTHENFMQDDDFPLDDAATVDWDLGITEKDNKSDNGDDNSVEQGRRVDESMISEEPTDFGFNLDIEKEALMDNVDMTANVTTGSQPEQTRTRRKSQLINARHIKFDEETERPESLTSSNNYEREGLSNSPITQRVSFATKRLWSEITESMSYLPDSIIKDFLSYDSLKRRRLQNTPEESIDEPELNISLDLNNDLINDLGTNNDSSNELTNDFSDFVPIDADLNEAPFPENDVTRAKTGREETTIQTEKIRLASGEVASKAIVQMAEILRKETAGEKEVIFTDVLRSQVDVDLEKITKKEASKGFFDILSLATEGCIDLSQTKTFGDIKIGAKPALFERFITA; this is translated from the coding sequence ATGACTACAGAAAATCCCCAACGACTTACAGTTTTGAAACTCGCCACTAATAAAGGTCCATTAGCTCAAATATGGCTTGCCTCGAACATGTCAAATATATCAAGAGGTTCCGTTATTCAGACTCACATTGCTGAATcagcaaaagaaattgcaAAAGCTTCTGGATGCGGTGATGAAACAGAAAGTACTGAGCACATTACCCTAAGAACATCAGGTGAATTACTACAAGGCATCGTCCGCGTGTATTCTAAACAAGCCACTTTCCTACTTACAGATATCAAGGACACACTGACAAAGATTAGTACGCTATTTaaaacaaatcaaaaaatcaatacAACAGTAAGCAGATTGAATACTGTTACGAGAGTCCATCAATTGATGTTAGAAGATGCCGTAACAGAAAGAGAAGTTCTAGTCACCCCGGGGCTGGAATTCCTAGATGATACTACAATACCAGTGGGCTTAATGGCGCAAGAAAACTCAATGGAAAGGAAGGTTCAAGGAGCTGCTCCTTGGGATACATCACTAGAGGTTGGAAGAAGGTTCAATCCAGATGAAGATTTCGAGCATAATGTGTCCGGCATGGACCTTGATTTTGACATCGAAGAAGGCCCCGTAACTTCAAAATCCTGGGAAGAGGGGACAAGGCAAAGTTCACACAATTTTGGGACAcatgaaaatttcatgcaggatgatgattttcCTCTTGATGATGCTGCAACTGTTGATTGGGATCTGGGAATTAcagaaaaagataataagAGCGACAATGGTGACGATAATTCTGTTGAACAAGGGAGAAGAGTTGACGAGTCAATGATATCTGAGGAACCTACAGATTTCGGGTTTAATTTAGAtatagaaaaggaagcaCTTATGGACAATGTAGATATGACAGCCAATGTCACGACAGGATCACAACCAGAACAAACTAGAACCAGAAGAAAATCTCAATTGATAAATGCGAGACATATTAAATTCGACGAGGAAACAGAAAGGCCCGAAAGTCTAACTTCTTCCAACAACTATGAAAGGGAGGGACTAAGTAACTCTCCCATAACTCAACGTGTCAGTTTTGCAACTAAAAGATTGTGGAGTGAAATAACTGAAAGCATGTCATACTTGCCGGATTCAATTATCAAAGACTTTTTATCCTATGATTCcctaaaaagaagaaggctGCAAAATACGCCGGAAGAGTCAATTGATGAACCTGAGCTAAACATATCATTGGATCTCAATAACGATCTGATTAACGACCTGGGCACAAACAATGATAGTTCTAATGAATTGACTAATGATTTTTCGGATTTTGTGCCAATTGATGCTGATTTGAATGAAGCTCCTTTTCCAGAAAACGATGTCACAAGGGCAAAGACAGGAAGGGAAGAAACCACTATTCAAACGGAAAAGATACGCCTTGCTTCTGGTGAGGTGGCATCTAAAGCTATTGTGCAAATGGCAGAGATTTTAAGGAAGGAAACAGCCGGAGAAAAAGAAGTGATATTCACAGATGTCTTGAGAAGCCAAGTAGATGtggatttggaaaaaattaccAAAAAGGAAGCTAGCAAGGGATTTTTCGATATTTTATCACTTGCTACAGAGGGATGTATTGATTTGAGCCAAACAAAAACCTTTGGTGATATCAAAATAGGCGCTAAACCTGCTCTATTTGAAAGGTTCATTACCGCCTAA
- the RMD1 gene encoding Rmd1p (similar to Saccharomyces cerevisiae RMD1 (YDL001W); ancestral locus Anc_3.209), with product MVDSNNYLPERQALLDDDQQASNNSKPSMRQRKYVPTPQETRKSRVSYTGNAMINPISKQSRTGAGAQRTSRTAQKLKLLPEEPFQRDDEGLTDLKNQEVYSQVNRIKDKPARRDAEKLGKAHRHLLPRSTAYCTASSYNMKELIRWLKDCRKIHHTHPKLFDECLYTPFIYNDWRGDKRFEHEDVIRLDDEGGEIIVSDKHPDLFIFEYGVVVMWGFTEREEKAFLNDIEKFEKEKLAEEDIQVEEFNYYVTKSYQPRIYNDFITLRDGSNYMVKLSISHAIAQSVKISLFEELVDNTIEDTQDIPQEIAYSGKVSMGKEDIMKSIGELFILRININLHGSVLDSPEIMWSEPQLEPIYQATRGYLEINQRVSLLNQRLEVISDLLQMLKEQLGHSHEEYLEFIVILLVGVEVLISVINIVVDMLASQH from the coding sequence ATGGTAGATAGTAATAATTATCTTCCGGAGCGTCAGGCATTGCTTGATGATGACCAGCAAGCCTCTAATAACAGCAAGCCGTCGATGAGACAGAGGAAGTATGTACCTACTCCACAAGAGACAAGGAAGTCTAGAGTATCATATACAGGAAATGCCATGATAAATCCAATAAGTAAACAAAGTCGTACGGGGGCGGGTGCTCAAAGAACATCACGCACAGCGCAAAAACTAAAACTTTTGCCAGAAGAGCCCTTTCAAAGGGATGACGAAGGACTAACAGATCTAAAGAATCAAGAGGTATATTCTCAAGTGAACAGAATCAAAGATAAGCCCGCAAGAAGAGATGCTGAAAAGCTGGGAAAGGCCCACAGACATTTGCTCCCAAGGTCCACTGCATATTGTACTGCTAGCAGTTATAACATGAAAGAACTGATAAGATGGTTGAAGGACTGTCGAAAAATACACCATACCCATCCAAAATTATTTGACGAATGTTTATACACCCCATTCATTTACAATGATTGGAGAGGTGACAAAAGATTTGAGCATGAGGATGTCATTAGGTTAGACGATGAAGGTGGTGAAATTATTGTTAGTGACAAGCACCCAGAtttgttcatttttgaGTATGGCGTTGTCGTTATGTGGGGATTCACcgaaagagaagagaagGCGTTTTTAAACGATATAgaaaagtttgaaaaagaaaaattagcagaagaagatattCAAGTTGAAGAGTTCAATTATTATGTCACAAAAAGTTACCAGCCGAGGATATATAACGATTTCATTACTTTAAGAGACGGTTCAAACTATATGGTCAAGCTCTCTATTTCTCACGCAATTGCTCAAAGTGTAAAAATCTCactttttgaagaactgGTAGATAATACTATTGAAGATACCCAGGATATACCACAAGAAATTGCGTACAGTGGGAAAGTTTCCATGGGCAAGGAAGATATAATGAAAAGTATAGGGGAACTATTCATTTTGAGAATCAATATTAACCTACATGGCTCAGTTTTAGACTCGCCTGAAATTATGTGGTCAGAACCACAATTAGAACCCATATATCAAGCAACTAGAGGTTACCTAGAGATTAACCAACGTGTTTCGCTGTTAAACCAAAGACTAGAGGTCATATCggatcttcttcaaatgttGAAGGAACAGCTGGGCCATTCGCACGAAGAATatcttgaatttattgTCATATTACTAGTTGGTGTAGAAGTGCTGATATCGGTGATCAATATAGTGGTTGACATGCTGGCTAGTCAGCATTAA
- the NHP10 gene encoding Nhp10p (similar to Saccharomyces cerevisiae NHP10 (YDL002C); ancestral locus Anc_3.210) has product MSVDEKKHRLEELKDQNVVLGLAIQRSRLSVKRLKLEYGVLLERLESRIELDPELNCEDPLPTLASFKQELLTKPFRKSKTKRHKVKERDPNMPKRPTNAYLLYCEMNKERIRQNGSLDVTRDLAEGWKNLNEQDRKPYYKLYSEDRERYQTEMEIYNKKISSADADDDKEESEQKIKNDEEKSPTKVDDTKEGEEGASATFN; this is encoded by the coding sequence ATGTCAGTTGACGAAAAAAAGCACAGacttgaagaattgaaagacCAGAATGTGGTGCTTGGACTTGCAATCCAAAGATCACGACTTTCGGTGAAAAGGCTGAAACTGGAGTATGGCGTTTTATTGGAGAGATTGGAATCTCGGATAGAACTTGATCCCGAATTGAATTGCGAGGATCCATTGCCAACCCTGGCTTCATTTAAGCAGGAATTATTGACAAAGCCGTTtcgaaaatcaaaaaccaAAAGGCACAAGGTAAAGGAAAGAGACCCTAATATGCCCAAGAGGCCAACAAATGCTTATTTGTTATACTGCGAAATGAACAAAGAGAGGATTAGGCAAAATGGCTCTTTGGACGTAACGAGAGATTTGGCTGAGGGTTGGAAAAATCTTAACGAACAGGACAGAAAACCATACTACAAGCTTTATAGTGAGGACAGAGAAAGATACCAGACGGAAATGGAAatatacaataaaaaaatatctagTGCGGATGCAGATGATGAcaaggaagaaagtgaacaaaagataaaaaacGACGAAGAAAAGTCACCTACGAAAGTGGATGACACTaaagaaggtgaagaaggAGCGTCGGCTACCTTTAATTAG